In the genome of Aphidius gifuensis isolate YNYX2018 linkage group LG6, ASM1490517v1, whole genome shotgun sequence, the window caTGTGTTAATGACACCTTGAGGTACTGGTTTAATTACAAATGCATCACGAATAAATCCCATCTtgaaatagataattaaatacatttttgaatttttaaaaataattaacaatcatagggaaataaaaaaaaagcgaaaaaACAATGTAATTGTAAATAAGATAAGATTACTTACAAAACGTAAATTTGCATGCATGTCCTGTTCAACGGCAATTCCAGCCATATTATTTGGAtcttcataaaatttaaatgcatCATTAATTGTCtgtgaaataattaatcatttaaaacaactatgaaatgattttaaaaattatttaaatatatttttgtatttacatCATTGTCAACACGTTGATAAATCACTTCTGGACTTTTTGAGTTACCACTTGTTAACCATATTGGTGTGTTTTTGTGTAACAGTGGCTCTTCAAcgtgatttaaatttaaaacaatatttgtgTCAAATGCACGAAAACTTATTGAAGGATTTAAGACATTTGCTTCATCAATTGAATGAGATATTGGCACAACTTCATACTCTGGCACtaaaattaaagcaaaaaaaattattaaaatattattttttataattgcaatacaatgtttataaataaaattacttttgtcttgtttttttccaaatatatcTGCACGTTCTTCTGGACTAAGCATTGAAAAAATCtattgatagtaaaaaaaaatgtttaaatgtaaatttgaaattgaataaatttaatttaaaaaatatttacgtcATTTTCGTTTGATTTAATTGGacttgtaaaatataataaagatagagtaaaaattatatttaaattcatttttaaactttcatcaaaaatttaattggatttttttaaaacatgtaGGTCaaaagtattaatttaaactaatttttttttttttttttcacgcctttatataatgatttaaaattatgcagattatataattttactgaTAAGATATTGATGTGTTTATTGatgtgtaaaaatatttttaaaaaacaatcaaaggCTGCATTTATTTCGctctaataattgaataaataaatttttttttttttcataaaagctgttgaattaaaataaatcatgtaataaaaattaatgacttacttgatgatgatgatattgctctatttgaattttatattttgctaaataaaaatgattgtttgCATATcaagagaattaaatttttatcagataaaaacttttgtataaataacattcaaaaaaattgagattgaaataaaaagaattataatattttagatataaaaagataaaaaataaaaaaaagtcttgcttgatgatgaaatgatttttaggataaaaattaaaactgataaaaatcataatttattaaatttaagtaaattttttaatttattttttacatgaaaaaaataatttaacaagtgttttttcaaatataatttcaaggtcaatttacttgttatttaattgagaaaaaaatgaattattattgacaaatcatatgaagtttttatttagataattataataatttgttttacaagattaatttatatttcatgataattttaaagatcatatattgattgaaaaaaagagGGTTGCAaggtttaattaataatctgatgttattattttaacgtCAGCACAATTGCGAAATGTTTCTTGATCTCCACAGCCAACTGCTCCTTTTCCATCAGCACAAGTTCCCCAATTATTAGCTGATCTCCAGTGCCATCTCAATGTGCAATGATCACAAGACAAACCCTCTGGTAAAACAAGTGAAATTTCATACAAGCCTGTTTCTTTACTTGTCAATGTATATTTATCTTCGCCAGTTGATAATTTAAGTGgatatttatcaaaacattCTTCAGTTTCAATGGATTTTTCATCCTCCAATGGAcacaatgaaaattcaaatgttcCCTTGTGATTTGCTGATATGACAATGGtaacattaatttcttgtGATTCATAATATGTCGCAACAATAACGCCAACTCCGAATTTTCCACCGTTTTCATTTGGTCTTGGTGTAGTTAGTTTAATATTGTCTCCACATGGTCCACATTTACCTTTGTTCTTCAAGAATTGAacctattttaaaatacaattttaatattaaattattcagcttaaattttaatgcaataatttttttgtttaacaatgatttgattattattttactcacAGCATGACCACCACAATAAATGCCATTATCATCGTGATTTTTTGGAGTATCGAAACCTTTTCTCCATGCACTGCTTCGGTTTGGTGGATCAATCATGTAGCCATGTCCAAATATTTCACAAATATTCAGACACATCAAACcaatgacaataattaatttaataaatgacattatttaaaatttattttctactttaaaatatatattttacaaaaatgttTGACTGAAATTAAAGGGCCtcttttatattgtaaatatttttttttaatttgcttatttttccactttgaatattaattaatgtataaattaattttataattaatttgattaaatacaatgctctaaatattttatttttattcaaacccCGACAGTTTAATttctcaaattaaaatatcaagtatGCTTACATCCAAAAAATGTTccttttatacaaaaaaaaaaatatatataatccaTCAGCTAtcttatcttttatttatttttatttattactttgtttatttcatGATGATGAATTCGTCTATGACGACTGTGCCactaattttatttgctttaattttttgtcaaattaaataactcaaggtttttttattttttattttctataaagaatttattaatttccattgattcaagtgttttttttttatccgcaatggaaaaataaaacaaattaatcatgttatttgataacatttaaaaaagtacTGGAGAATTAAAACCAACAAATGGGCATTgcttaaaatcaaaattaaaaaaaaaaaagaccagtgattgacatttttattagtatttttcttacattttataattgaataaatgacACAtcgattaattataattaaaacttgCTGATATTGCAGccgaataattaataaaacctGACTGTATAttctattgtttatttattttattttatttttgtcttttcaattgataaatagctcatttcaaaaattaatttttgccctgtaaaaattgatatatttatcatcagtGTTGCCTTTATTTTCATTGGTAACTTGATAaggtagaaaataatattcaagaaGATTAGAGTGAGAGGGTGAGAGTCTCTACTTCTTTGTCGGTGTATTCGgtgtgttgttgatgttgattgtTGACTGTTGCACGTGGTTGCCactaaaatacaataaaacaaactAGTCTCCAcgtgattaataattatatcataattaatactatatttaattacaaaaatgataaataaatcattaaaaagaaATGCTCCACCAACAAAAGAGGTAGAGCCATCAGTTGGATTACCAGAAAAACGATCATCTGATGAGCCTCCAgcaaaaaaagtatttattatatttaacctcaaaaattatgtacaactgttgattttaaaaattatattaattaataaataaaattatatttaaccaGGTCAAATGGATAAATCGACAACGAGTATTAATGCTTGCATCACGTGGAATAAATCATCGTGATCGTCATTTAATggaagatataaaaaatctaatgCCTCATCATCGTACTGAAGCCAAGATGGAGAGACAAAAAAATCTTCAAGTTATCAATGAAATATGTGAATCTAAAAATTGTAACAaagcaatattatttgaaGGAAGACGTAAACGTGATCTTTATTCTTGGCTTTCAAATAGTCCAGTTGGTCCATCAGCAAAATTTATGGTTGAAAATGGCAAGTGTTAAATTAACACATAAATGTAGTTTATACAATgggtgaattaaaattaactggTAATTGTTTAAAAGGATCAAGaccaatattatcatttgatgaaaatttcaGTCGTCTACCACATTATGCATTGTTGAAAGAATTGTTGACTCAAATATTTGGTGTACCAAATGAACATCCAAAAAGTAAACCATTTTTTGATCGGGTTTATACATTTAGTGTTCTTGATAACAGAATTTGGTTtagaaattatcaaattttaactgAAGATGGTGGTCTTGCTGAAATTGGACCAAGATTTGTATTGAATCCAGTTAAAATATTTGCTGGTAGTTTTGGAGGTGAGACAATTTGGGATAATCCACATTACATATCACCAGCAAAATATCGTCAGtcgaatattaaataaactggTGGTAAAAGAAacagataaatattaatttaatagagGTTTACAacttacatgttttttttttgtaaaattaaaaaattaataataatcacaaaacaaaaaagaaacgaTACATTGAAACAATGAATAATAGCTTGTTCTAAAAGATTAAATTCTctagatgataaaaaacaaaaaataaacaattaaataataattaaaaattctctaaattaaattaaaaaaaaaaaattttttttttaaatgaaatttatcggtataatgccaaaaaaaaaaaaaaaaaaaagaaataaaatgtatcgaataaaagattattattattatgtttattaaactttgtcaataatttatcattgcaacaaataataataataataataaatgacaaataatccCAGGTTTatctgtaaaatttataaaaaagaaatggttttataattaaatacattataagaatgtttattttttgacaataatctgatttttaattatttttttaagtataaataaagTTTCGAAAAATTCCTTAAACTTTTTTGCATTTGATACGTActgtatagatttttttttttttttttgataagtaaaaagtatacaaaattattaatttaatgatagtttaatattaaattttattaattttatatttttatctgctaatcaagttttaattttaaaacaaagaaagaaagtttgaaaattaatatgagaGTAATAAAAACAgttgtcttttttataaaatgattttgaaattcaaaagtagaataatttttaagatcaaaaagattgattaaaaaaaaaagatcgaaattaaatttcaactgATGCTTGTTTGACAATTTTAATGTCAGCACAATTGCGGAATGTTTCTTGAGCTCCACAGCCCAtggcttgtttttttttatcagcacAAGTTCCCCAATTATTAGCTGATCTCCAGTGCCATCTCATTGTGCAATGATCACAAGACAAACCCTCTGGTAAAACAAGTGAAATTTCATACAAGCCTCTTTTTTTACTTGTCAATGTATATTTATCTTCGCCAGTTGATAATTTAAGTGgatatttatcaaaacat includes:
- the LOC122859663 gene encoding ribosome biogenesis protein BRX1 homolog yields the protein YTMGELKLTGNCLKGSRPILSFDENFSRLPHYALLKELLTQIFGVPNEHPKSKPFFDRVYTFSVLDNRIWFRNYQILTEDGGLAEIGPRFVLNPVKIFAGSFGGETIWDNPHYISPAKYRQSNIK
- the LOC122859662 gene encoding ribosome biogenesis protein BRX1 homolog, with protein sequence MINKSLKRNAPPTKEVEPSVGLPEKRSSDEPPAKKVKWINRQRVLMLASRGINHRDRHLMEDIKNLMPHHRTEAKMERQKNLQVINEICESKNCNKAILFEGRRKRDLYSWLSNSPVGPSAKFMVENGKC